In Gemmata obscuriglobus, a single genomic region encodes these proteins:
- a CDS encoding transposase has protein sequence MDALPRLRTPDRAATVASLTIDKLVSADDPVRVIWSDVTTLNLDRFVATIRAVEGRPGRNATDPRLLVALWMFATVEGVGSARRLARLCVRDVGFRWLCGGVTVNYHLLSNFRTHAGTELEALFHEHVAIRMHAELVHLKRVAQDGMRVRAHAGAGSFHRLESLEQCPREVAEPLRLLQDQPDQPKGTAACRSRAARERHAREKLERLKVAQQDAAELARAGGAAPTEPTGGGESGRRPGTVRAPGVVHRPRVPSHEDARWRVPAGVQRAGDDHHRREDHRGGRRDQSRNRWWAAGADAGPGRSDLRAEAG, from the coding sequence ATGGACGCGTTGCCGCGACTGCGAACCCCGGACCGGGCGGCGACGGTGGCGTCGCTAACGATTGACAAGTTGGTTTCGGCGGACGACCCGGTGCGGGTGATCTGGAGCGACGTGACGACGCTGAACCTGGATCGGTTCGTAGCCACGATCCGCGCGGTGGAAGGGCGCCCCGGGCGGAATGCGACGGACCCACGGCTGCTGGTGGCCCTGTGGATGTTCGCCACGGTCGAGGGGGTCGGGTCGGCCCGCCGGTTGGCCCGGTTGTGCGTGCGGGATGTGGGGTTCCGTTGGTTGTGCGGGGGTGTCACGGTCAACTACCACCTGCTGTCCAACTTCCGCACCCACGCGGGAACCGAATTGGAGGCCCTGTTCCACGAGCACGTGGCGATCCGGATGCACGCCGAGTTGGTGCACCTGAAGCGGGTGGCCCAGGACGGGATGCGGGTGCGGGCCCACGCCGGCGCCGGCTCGTTCCACCGGCTCGAATCGTTGGAGCAATGTCCGCGCGAGGTGGCCGAGCCGCTGCGGTTGCTCCAGGACCAACCGGACCAGCCCAAGGGGACCGCCGCGTGCCGCTCCCGGGCCGCCCGGGAGCGGCACGCGCGGGAGAAGCTCGAGCGGCTGAAGGTGGCCCAACAGGACGCGGCCGAGTTGGCGCGCGCGGGCGGCGCGGCTCCGACGGAACCCACCGGCGGCGGCGAAAGCGGCCGCCGACCCGGTACGGTCCGCGCCCCGGGCGTCGTCCACCGACCCCGCGTGCCGTCGCATGAAGATGCCCGATGGCGGGTACCGGCCGGCGTACAACGTGCCGGCGATGACCACCACCGCCGAGAAGATCATCGTGGCGGTAGACGTGACCAATCAAGGAACCGATGGTGGGCTGCTGGGGCCGATGCTGGACCGGGTCGAAGCGACCTACGGGCGGAAGCCGGGTGA
- a CDS encoding response regulator transcription factor, which yields MMSAPPPATIFVVDDDPNVRNSLSWLFASVNLPVQSFNSGEEFLREVGTEQPGCAILDLRMPGLSGLAVLEQLATREIGPAVVLTTGFGSVPTTARAMRSGAVHVLEKPYDDQEMLDTVHEALRLDAEKRTLRAQRIAIQARLTALTAREREVLDLVVSGKANKVIARELAVSEKSVEFHRGNMMRKLKVDNVAELVRLVLTSGA from the coding sequence ATGATGTCGGCCCCCCCGCCCGCCACAATCTTTGTGGTCGACGACGACCCCAACGTTCGAAACTCGCTGTCCTGGCTGTTCGCGTCCGTAAACCTTCCGGTGCAGTCGTTCAACAGCGGCGAAGAGTTCTTGCGAGAGGTGGGTACGGAACAACCGGGGTGCGCGATTCTGGACCTGCGAATGCCGGGGTTGAGCGGGCTCGCGGTGCTCGAACAACTGGCGACCCGCGAGATCGGCCCGGCGGTCGTACTCACCACCGGCTTCGGGAGCGTGCCCACCACGGCCCGGGCCATGCGGTCCGGGGCGGTTCACGTTCTTGAGAAGCCATACGACGACCAGGAGATGCTCGACACGGTTCACGAAGCGCTGCGGTTGGACGCCGAGAAGCGGACCCTGCGCGCACAGCGGATCGCGATTCAGGCCCGGTTGACCGCGCTCACCGCGCGCGAGCGCGAGGTGCTCGATCTCGTCGTCTCCGGGAAGGCGAACAAGGTCATCGCACGGGAACTGGCGGTGAGCGAGAAGAGCGTCGAGTTCCACCGCGGCAACATGATGCGCAAGCTCAAGGTCGACAACGTCGCCGAACTCGTCCGGCTCGTGCTCACTAGCGGCGCGTGA
- a CDS encoding IS4 family transposase — MDSSFQSRARFARAHFAGAELGDRRRSARLVALAELGDRPQGTLPNKIPDPYQLDAAYRFFRTEQVTPDAIQQPHRHHTRVELDRTEDVVLIAHDGTELNFTGLGVPELGVLAGPKQRGFVAHNSLAVTASGRILGLLHQILFTPRNASRKAPKSERRHDPHKASVLWRDALEAIGPAPAGKRWVHVADRGADVTEFRDYAHENRMEYVVRVNHNRNVTVLDEAGEWTVAKLHDTLQCQPALGRRTQEVGTQKGRTGGTATVAVRALTLSLIPPRPPRGRARGVPLLVTAIRVWEVDPPAGEKPLEWLLVTNVPGADVASAWARADWYAKRWRVEEYHKSLKTGLGLEELQLTTKVGLQNALSLLSVVAVGLVMLRELARDPVTAAQPIDGWVQRSWVEVLSQWRHDHGEQLATVKDWVWALARLGGHQNAAQLGPPGWHTLLRGWPQLQAMIDGWEIRGSCGGS, encoded by the coding sequence GTGGATTCGTCATTCCAATCCCGCGCGCGTTTCGCGCGGGCTCATTTCGCCGGTGCCGAACTCGGGGACCGGCGCCGGTCCGCACGGCTCGTGGCCCTGGCCGAACTCGGGGACCGGCCCCAAGGGACCCTCCCGAACAAGATCCCGGACCCGTACCAACTCGATGCCGCGTACCGGTTCTTTCGCACCGAGCAGGTCACACCCGATGCGATCCAACAGCCCCATCGGCACCACACTCGGGTCGAACTGGACCGGACCGAGGACGTGGTCCTCATCGCCCACGACGGCACGGAGCTCAACTTCACCGGCCTCGGTGTGCCGGAACTGGGCGTTCTGGCTGGCCCCAAGCAGCGCGGGTTCGTGGCCCACAACAGCTTGGCCGTCACCGCGTCCGGGCGCATCCTCGGGTTGTTGCACCAGATCCTGTTCACCCCTCGCAACGCATCCCGCAAGGCACCCAAGTCGGAGCGGCGGCACGACCCGCATAAGGCGAGCGTCCTGTGGCGCGACGCGTTAGAAGCGATCGGCCCGGCGCCGGCGGGCAAGCGGTGGGTGCATGTGGCCGACCGCGGGGCCGACGTGACCGAGTTCCGGGACTACGCGCACGAGAACCGGATGGAGTACGTGGTGCGGGTGAACCACAACCGCAATGTCACGGTGCTCGACGAGGCCGGCGAATGGACCGTGGCCAAGCTGCACGACACACTGCAATGCCAGCCCGCGTTGGGTCGGCGAACGCAGGAGGTGGGCACGCAGAAGGGCCGTACCGGTGGCACCGCAACGGTGGCCGTCCGCGCGCTCACGTTGTCCTTGATCCCGCCCCGGCCGCCGCGCGGCCGGGCGCGCGGCGTGCCGTTGCTGGTAACGGCGATTCGCGTGTGGGAAGTGGACCCGCCCGCGGGCGAGAAGCCGTTGGAGTGGCTCCTGGTGACCAACGTGCCCGGTGCCGATGTGGCGAGCGCGTGGGCGCGTGCCGATTGGTACGCGAAGCGATGGAGGGTGGAGGAGTACCACAAGAGCTTAAAAACGGGCCTGGGCCTGGAGGAGTTGCAACTGACCACGAAGGTCGGGTTGCAGAACGCGCTGTCGTTGCTGTCGGTGGTGGCGGTCGGGTTGGTGATGCTCCGGGAGTTGGCCCGTGACCCGGTCACCGCCGCACAACCGATCGACGGTTGGGTGCAGCGGTCCTGGGTCGAGGTGTTGTCGCAATGGCGGCACGACCACGGCGAGCAACTGGCAACGGTGAAGGACTGGGTGTGGGCGCTGGCGCGCCTGGGCGGGCACCAGAATGCCGCCCAACTCGGCCCACCCGGGTGGCACACGCTGCTCCGGGGGTGGCCCCAACTACAAGCCATGATTGACGGTTGGGAGATCCGCGGTAGTTGTGGGGGATCATGA
- a CDS encoding transposase codes for MIGGPKKAGTSFFHAYATCVLIHKRRQYTVGPMSVTKGAKPHQQVQTLLDQVVARGLTVRGVVLDAGFDSGETLLLLQQRNLNYTVPIRKKGKGTNRRNECDTQPSGTITTMEWVTEKTRQAVSTRVLVWERTGEGAARVYAFRGWGDATAVSEANRARLGRRRYRERFEIETSYRQKNQARGWTTRTDPEYRRLLEGVALLLRQVWVALRVCFETALDFEQQMVYSWPP; via the coding sequence ATGATCGGCGGACCCAAGAAGGCCGGCACCTCATTCTTCCATGCGTACGCCACCTGCGTTCTGATTCATAAGCGGCGGCAGTATACCGTCGGGCCGATGAGCGTAACGAAGGGCGCCAAGCCGCACCAGCAGGTGCAAACCCTTCTGGATCAAGTAGTTGCCCGCGGGCTCACGGTCCGCGGGGTGGTGCTCGACGCCGGGTTCGACAGCGGGGAAACGTTGCTGCTGTTGCAGCAACGGAACCTCAACTACACGGTGCCGATCCGCAAGAAGGGCAAAGGCACCAACCGCCGCAACGAATGCGACACCCAACCGTCGGGCACCATCACCACGATGGAATGGGTGACCGAGAAGACCCGTCAGGCGGTGTCCACCCGGGTGTTGGTGTGGGAACGCACGGGCGAAGGGGCGGCCCGGGTGTACGCGTTCCGCGGGTGGGGCGATGCGACCGCCGTGTCCGAGGCGAACCGGGCTCGGCTGGGCCGCCGCCGGTACCGCGAGCGGTTCGAGATCGAGACCAGCTATCGACAAAAGAATCAAGCTCGCGGGTGGACGACCCGCACCGACCCCGAGTACCGACGGCTGCTCGAAGGGGTGGCGTTGCTGTTGCGACAGGTGTGGGTGGCTCTCAGAGTGTGTTTTGAAACCGCTCTAGATTTTGAGCAGCAGATGGTCTACTCATGGCCGCCATGA
- a CDS encoding PAS domain S-box protein: MLDALSDGVLVVGPDGVIGSANRPAEVLFGYGPGELCDVHLDALVPDRARRDHERHRLARATDQNVQAVCRRPGIRGRRKDGTEFPVEVAVRPFHGGAVLAVVRAEHVTPARGTETALGRAVVGALDELVAVVDRSGVIVATSAGWEECARATGCPAQRCAVGANYLDACRQVAGPNSAGAAEMCGGLAAVLSGTADRFAAEYPCPSGGAERWYRAVVKPLPNESGGAVVVHHDVTARRAAERALAESEQRFRGVVEAQTELLCRTLPDGTLTYVNGPYCRYFGRTPEQLLGRRFWELLPEPEREYVARHLAALTPTRPVASVENRVIGAGGELRWHEWTNRAFFDDAGRVTGFQSVGRDVTDRVRAADALRASEARFRDLFQNSPLATACWRGDGADFVLADCNEAARRLTAGGITRVLGRRLSELHRNQPDHRASVARCLRERSAFECESRWAGVDWVGPAGPDGDVLVSYSFVPPDLVMSAMQFITARKQQERALRESAERNRLILSALHEGVLLLDAGGRVLKANESAARIFGGTTDRLLGTRPGNTLGRVRGADGLPVAADLLPWEVVRLGGGVCVGVVLVLDGGRDGEPVRLVVNAHALPGTGAPFPVVASLTDTTAQWRAEEQLHQHQAELAHVARCVAVGEMAAVLAHELNQPLTAVINYCRGGALRLRGGTGTTAEVADVLDLTVAQAERAARIIRRLRDFMRKRAPHRSTTELNDPVRDALALAGPELRHHHVAVTLDLGAGLPPVQADRIQIEQVLLNLLRNATEALTGTPPGARMVAITTRRAPDGVRVEVADTGTGLRPDELERVFEPFYTTKEQGTGLGLAISRSIIEAHGGHLSARPADGGGAAFAFTLPVAGAD, from the coding sequence GTGCTCGATGCGCTAAGCGACGGTGTTCTGGTCGTTGGCCCTGACGGCGTGATCGGCTCCGCCAACCGCCCCGCAGAGGTGCTGTTCGGGTACGGCCCCGGGGAACTGTGCGACGTTCACCTCGACGCCCTCGTGCCCGACCGCGCGCGGCGCGACCACGAGCGACATCGGCTCGCGCGTGCGACCGATCAGAACGTTCAGGCCGTGTGCCGCCGCCCCGGCATCCGGGGGCGCCGCAAGGACGGCACGGAGTTCCCCGTTGAGGTCGCGGTCCGGCCGTTCCACGGCGGGGCGGTGCTGGCAGTGGTTCGAGCGGAGCACGTTACGCCCGCGCGGGGCACAGAGACGGCCCTGGGCCGGGCGGTGGTTGGTGCGCTCGACGAACTGGTCGCGGTCGTCGATCGCTCCGGGGTGATTGTTGCCACGAGCGCGGGGTGGGAGGAGTGCGCCCGCGCGACCGGGTGCCCCGCTCAGCGCTGTGCGGTCGGGGCGAACTACCTGGACGCGTGCCGCCAGGTGGCCGGGCCGAACTCCGCAGGGGCGGCCGAGATGTGCGGCGGGTTGGCCGCGGTGCTGAGCGGAACGGCGGACCGCTTCGCCGCCGAGTACCCGTGCCCGAGCGGCGGAGCGGAGCGGTGGTACCGGGCGGTTGTCAAGCCGCTCCCGAACGAATCGGGCGGCGCGGTCGTGGTTCACCACGACGTGACCGCCCGTCGCGCCGCCGAGCGGGCGCTGGCGGAGAGCGAACAGCGGTTCCGCGGCGTCGTCGAGGCCCAAACAGAGTTGCTCTGTCGGACCCTCCCGGATGGCACCCTCACGTACGTTAACGGCCCGTACTGTCGGTACTTCGGCCGAACCCCTGAACAGCTACTCGGGCGCCGGTTCTGGGAACTGCTCCCGGAACCGGAGCGGGAGTACGTCGCCCGGCACCTCGCGGCGCTCACGCCCACGCGTCCCGTCGCCTCGGTCGAAAACCGGGTAATCGGCGCCGGGGGCGAACTGCGGTGGCATGAGTGGACGAACCGGGCATTCTTTGATGACGCCGGGCGGGTGACCGGGTTCCAGTCGGTGGGCCGGGACGTAACCGACCGCGTTCGGGCCGCGGACGCGTTGCGCGCGAGCGAGGCCCGCTTCCGTGACCTGTTCCAGAACTCGCCACTGGCGACCGCGTGCTGGAGAGGTGACGGGGCGGACTTCGTGCTGGCCGACTGCAACGAGGCCGCCCGGCGGCTCACCGCCGGGGGAATCACGCGGGTGCTCGGGCGCCGGCTCTCGGAACTGCACCGGAACCAACCGGACCACCGGGCAAGCGTGGCGCGGTGCCTGCGGGAGCGGAGCGCGTTCGAGTGCGAGTCCCGGTGGGCCGGGGTGGACTGGGTCGGGCCGGCGGGGCCGGACGGTGACGTGCTCGTGTCGTACTCGTTCGTGCCCCCGGACCTGGTCATGTCCGCAATGCAGTTCATCACTGCTCGCAAGCAGCAAGAGCGGGCGCTGCGCGAGAGCGCCGAGCGCAACCGGCTGATCCTGTCGGCGCTGCACGAAGGGGTGTTACTGCTGGACGCGGGCGGGCGGGTGCTGAAGGCCAACGAGAGCGCGGCGCGGATCTTCGGCGGCACGACCGATCGGTTGCTCGGCACGCGCCCCGGTAACACGCTCGGGCGCGTTCGGGGCGCGGACGGGCTGCCGGTCGCTGCGGACCTGCTGCCGTGGGAGGTCGTGCGCCTGGGCGGGGGCGTGTGCGTGGGGGTGGTTCTGGTCCTGGACGGCGGTCGGGACGGTGAGCCGGTTCGTCTGGTTGTGAACGCTCACGCGCTTCCGGGGACCGGCGCACCGTTCCCTGTGGTGGCGTCGCTCACGGACACCACCGCGCAATGGCGGGCCGAGGAGCAACTGCACCAGCACCAGGCGGAACTGGCGCACGTGGCCCGGTGCGTGGCGGTCGGTGAGATGGCGGCGGTGCTGGCGCACGAGCTGAACCAGCCGCTCACGGCGGTGATCAACTACTGTCGGGGCGGCGCGCTGCGGCTCCGCGGGGGCACGGGCACGACGGCCGAAGTGGCCGACGTACTCGACCTGACGGTGGCCCAGGCGGAGCGCGCCGCGCGCATCATCCGGCGGCTGCGGGACTTCATGCGCAAGCGGGCACCGCACCGGTCCACGACCGAGCTGAACGACCCCGTGCGCGACGCCCTCGCGCTGGCCGGTCCGGAGCTGCGGCACCATCATGTTGCGGTGACCCTCGACTTGGGGGCGGGGCTGCCGCCGGTTCAGGCCGACCGGATTCAGATCGAGCAGGTGCTGTTGAACCTCCTGCGGAACGCGACCGAAGCGCTGACCGGCACGCCGCCCGGGGCGCGCATGGTCGCGATTACGACCCGGCGCGCCCCGGACGGTGTACGGGTGGAGGTGGCGGACACCGGCACGGGGTTGCGCCCGGACGAACTGGAGCGGGTGTTCGAGCCGTTTTACACAACCAAGGAGCAAGGCACCGGGTTGGGGTTGGCGATCAGCCGGAGCATCATCGAGGCACACGGCGGGCACCTCAGTGCCCGCCCGGCTGACGGCGGCGGAGCCGCGTTCGCGTTCACACTACCCGTTGCCGGTGCGGATTAA
- a CDS encoding transposase, protein MRRSARRCASRPGTPPPRRPCESTVRRSRSPTAAARRGTTGGKKVNGRKPFIGVDSLGLVWALSVLTADIQDRDGGRWLLSAVRHRLPRVREVIADSGFSKRFQQFVRNVCRWAVTITANAKDGFKVHTRRWVVERTFAWFVRYRRLMVDYEYHTETTEAMIQAAMIHRMLRKLHPNP, encoded by the coding sequence ATGCGGCGCTCCGCGAGGAGGTGCGCATCGAGGCCGGGTACCCCGCCACCCCGGAGACCTTGCGAGTCGACAGTCAGACGGTCAAGATCACCCACCGCGGCGGCCCGAAGGGGTACGACGGGGGGAAAAAAGGTGAACGGCCGCAAGCCGTTCATCGGGGTCGATTCGCTCGGGTTGGTGTGGGCCCTGTCGGTGCTCACGGCCGACATCCAGGATCGGGACGGCGGGCGGTGGCTGCTGAGCGCGGTGCGGCACCGACTGCCGCGGGTGCGTGAGGTGATCGCCGACAGCGGGTTCTCCAAGCGGTTCCAGCAGTTCGTCCGCAACGTGTGCCGATGGGCGGTGACCATCACCGCCAACGCCAAGGACGGGTTCAAGGTGCACACCCGGCGGTGGGTGGTGGAGCGCACGTTCGCTTGGTTCGTCCGGTACCGGCGGCTCATGGTCGATTACGAGTACCACACCGAAACCACCGAAGCCATGATCCAAGCCGCCATGATTCACCGCATGCTCCGCAAACTGCACCCCAACCCGTAG
- a CDS encoding transposase: MLDRVEATYGRKPGEALVDGGFASGADVERAARSGVTVFMPPKGARADRLAGRDPCAPKRRDGPGMKALRVRMGTPDGQAIYKERAPAAEWVNAGMRNRGLYQFRVRGLVAVRAVVVLHALVHNLFQTIRRCAHKHPQRPWTDTLREAARKASEHNREPQGV; encoded by the coding sequence ATGCTGGACCGGGTCGAAGCGACCTACGGGCGGAAGCCGGGTGAGGCGCTGGTGGACGGCGGGTTCGCGAGCGGGGCCGATGTGGAGCGGGCGGCGCGGAGCGGGGTCACCGTGTTCATGCCCCCGAAAGGGGCCCGAGCGGACCGGTTGGCGGGCCGGGACCCATGCGCCCCGAAGCGGAGGGACGGACCCGGGATGAAGGCCCTGCGGGTGCGCATGGGGACCCCGGACGGTCAGGCCATTTACAAGGAGCGGGCGCCGGCCGCCGAGTGGGTGAACGCCGGCATGCGTAACCGCGGGTTGTACCAGTTCCGTGTCCGCGGGTTGGTCGCGGTGCGAGCCGTGGTGGTGCTCCACGCGCTCGTGCACAACTTGTTCCAGACCATCCGGCGGTGCGCCCACAAGCACCCGCAGCGACCATGGACGGATACCCTGCGCGAGGCCGCACGAAAAGCAAGCGAACACAATCGCGAGCCACAAGGCGTGTGA
- a CDS encoding ISAzo13 family transposase (programmed frameshift), which produces MPFGETLTPALIEAANDLRGAQRRLFMARVVRALGPGGQRRAEEAFGWNRVTIRKGMRELNSGVVARDAFSARGRHRAEDRLPDLLADIRDLVTSQSQADPRFRTLRLYTRLTAEEVRRQLVATKGYRADQLPQARTLRTKLNDLGFHPTKVLKCVPKKKIPQTDAIFARLKEINPQADASADTLRLSLDAKAGVQVGAYSRKGKNRVRTKAADHDFRAEEVLTPYGLLLPRDSDLWLYFTTSRVTSDFIVDILDRWWVQHQPRFPRVRTLVINQDNGPENKGRRTQFLKRMVALARQRRRLVRLAYYPPYHSKYNPIEHCWGVLENHWGGDLLDTREAVLGFARSMTWGGKHPTVEVLTDAYPKGVRLTKKEMAQVEDEVHRLPDLNDWFVDIPGHELPPLG; this is translated from the exons ATTCCGTTCGGCGAGACACTCACGCCCGCGTTGATCGAGGCGGCGAACGATCTGCGCGGGGCGCAACGACGGTTGTTCATGGCCCGGGTGGTGCGTGCGTTGGGTCCCGGCGGTCAACGCCGAGCCGAAGAGGCGTTCGGGTGGAACCGGGTCACCATCCGCAAGGGCATGCGGGAACTGAACTCGGGCGTCGTGGCCCGCGACGCGTTCTCGGCGCGAGGCCGGCACCGTGCCGAGGACCGATTGCCCGACCTGCTGGCCGACATCCGGGACCTCGTCACCAGCCAGAGCCAGGCGGACCCGCGGTTCCGCACCCTGCGCCTGTATACCCGGCTGACGGCCGAAGAAGTGCGGCGTCAGCTGGTCGCCACGAAGGGGTACCGCGCGGACCAGTTGCCCCAGGCGCGAACCCTCCGCACCAAGCTCAACGACCTCGGGTTCCACCCGACCAAGGTTCTCAAGTGCGTGCCCA AAAAAAAGATCCCCCAGACCGATGCCATCTTCGCACGGCTGAAGGAGATCAACCCGCAGGCCGACGCTAGTGCCGACACGCTGCGGCTGTCGCTGGACGCGAAAGCCGGTGTTCAGGTGGGGGCGTACTCGCGCAAGGGCAAGAACCGAGTACGAACGAAGGCCGCGGACCACGACTTCCGGGCCGAAGAGGTCCTGACACCCTACGGGCTGTTGCTGCCGCGTGACAGCGACCTATGGCTGTACTTCACGACGTCGCGGGTGACGAGCGATTTCATCGTGGACATCCTGGACCGCTGGTGGGTACAGCACCAGCCGCGCTTCCCGCGGGTCCGGACACTGGTCATCAACCAAGACAACGGGCCGGAGAACAAAGGCCGGCGAACCCAGTTCCTCAAGAGGATGGTGGCCTTGGCGCGTCAGCGGAGGCGGCTCGTGCGGCTGGCGTATTACCCGCCCTACCACAGCAAGTACAACCCGATCGAGCACTGCTGGGGGGTACTCGAGAACCACTGGGGCGGAGATCTGTTAGACACCCGCGAAGCGGTCCTCGGGTTCGCCCGGTCGATGACCTGGGGCGGCAAGCATCCCACCGTTGAGGTACTGACCGATGCCTACCCGAAGGGCGTCCGCTTGACGAAAAAGGAAATGGCGCAGGTCGAAGACGAGGTTCATCGGCTACCGGATCTCAACGATTGGTTCGTGGACATCCCTGGCCACGAACTGCCTCCGTTGGGATAG